The Rhodothermales bacterium genome has a segment encoding these proteins:
- a CDS encoding IS3 family transposase (programmed frameshift), with translation MSPASRYSPEVRARAVRMVFDHQHEHSSQWATIQAIAPKIGCTKETLRRWVRQVEQHTGRREGVTTEERARMKELERENRELRRANEILRKGVGLFCPGGARPPTSVIVAFINDHREAYGVEPICKVLPIAPSTYYAFRERERDPSTRSARSVRDEELSVEIRRVFEENYSVYGVRKVWRQLLREGFSVARCTVARLMRQMGLKGAVRGRRVYTTVPASVEERPEDLVDRQFKVAAPNRLWISDLTYVATWRGFVYVAFVIDAFARRIVGWRVSNSLKSDLALDALEQALWDREHGWERPPIHHSDRGVQYLSIRYTERLADAALEPSVGSKGDSYDNALAETVIGLYKTELIRRRGPWRSLEDVELATLEWVWWYNNHRPLAPLGYLPAECEDHFHHRLEDTTLQAALT, from the exons ATGAGTCCAGCATCACGGTATTCTCCGGAGGTCCGAGCGCGGGCCGTCCGGATGGTGTTTGATCACCAGCACGAGCACAGCTCCCAGTGGGCGACGATCCAGGCCATAGCCCCGAAGATTGGCTGCACCAAGGAGACGCTCCGCCGTTGGGTAAGGCAAGTAGAACAACACACGGGGCGGCGAGAGGGCGTGACGACTGAGGAGCGCGCCCGGATGAAGGAACTCGAGCGTGAGAACCGCGAACTGCGACGCGCCAACGAGATCCTTCGGAAAGGCGTCGGCCTATTTTGCCCAGGCGGAGCTCGACCGCCGACATCGGTAATTGTGGCCTTTATCAACGATCACCGAGAAGCCTATGGAGTCGAGCCAATCTGCAAGGTCTTGCCGATTGCTCCGTCCACCTACTACGCTTTCAGAGAGCGTGAACGCGATCCGTCGACACGGTCCGCCCGATCGGTACGAGACGAGGAACTCTCTGTCGAGATTCGGCGGGTATTCGAGGAGAACTACTCGGTCTACGGAGTCCGCAAGGTCTGGCGGCAACTGCTAAGGGAGGGCTTCTCCGTGGCCCGCTGCACGGTGGCGCGCCTGATGCGTCAGATGGGCCTCAAGGGCGCTGTTCGTGGCCGCCGCGTCTACACCACCGTTCCTGCGAGCGTGGAGGAGCGGCCAGAGGACCTGGTGGATCGCCAGTTCAAGGTTGCCGCTCCGAATCGCCTGTGGATATCGGACTTGACCTACGTGGCGACCTGGCGCGGCTTCGTCTACGTGGCCTTCGTCATCGACGCCTTTGCCCGCAGGATTGTCGGCTGGAGGGTATCGAACTCGCTCAAGAGCGACCTGGCTCTGGATGCCTTGGAGCAGGCTCTCTGGGACCGCGAGCACGGCTGGGAACGGCCGCCCATCCATCATTCAGACCGCGGCGTCCAGTATCTGTCCATCCGCTACACCGAACGCCTGGCCGACGCGGCCCTCGAGCCGTCGGTGGGCAGCAAGGGCGACTCGTACGACAACGCCTTGGCCGAGACGGTCATCGGACTCTACAAGACCGAACTAATCCGACGCCGCGGTCCTTGGCGGAGCCTTGAAGACGTCGAACTGGCAACGCTGGAGTGGGTCTGGTGGTACAATAACCACCGGC CTCTCGCACCCCTTGGATACCTGCCAGCAGAATGCGAGGACCACTTTCACCACCGCCTCGAAGACACCACCCTTCAGGCGGCACTCACATAA
- a CDS encoding transposase, with amino-acid sequence MDREQFGSLLEAKTLIELWRQQYNKEHPHGSLAYRTPAEFAQSLNLKPAPILA; translated from the coding sequence TTGGACCGAGAGCAATTCGGCAGCCTGCTGGAGGCCAAGACGCTGATCGAGCTCTGGCGTCAGCAATACAACAAAGAACATCCGCACGGCAGTCTCGCCTACAGAACGCCCGCCGAGTTTGCCCAGAGCCTAAACCTCAAACCTGCGCCAATCCTAGCATAG
- a CDS encoding transposase, with protein MACTFDPASGKIGKARQFKHTPDRLHRFIDGLRGPGLELQVCYEASSCGFVIYRQLAAMGVACAVIAPKSIPRRAGDRIKTDRRDAEKLATMYAGGLLESVRVPDKELEQVRVT; from the coding sequence ATGGCCTGCACATTTGATCCCGCCTCAGGGAAGATCGGCAAGGCCCGTCAGTTCAAGCACACGCCGGATCGGCTACACCGGTTCATTGATGGTCTTCGGGGCCCAGGGTTGGAACTCCAGGTCTGTTATGAGGCATCCTCGTGTGGCTTCGTGATCTACCGGCAGCTCGCCGCGATGGGGGTGGCCTGCGCGGTGATTGCCCCGAAATCAATTCCGCGCCGAGCCGGCGACCGGATCAAGACCGACCGCCGTGATGCGGAGAAGCTGGCTACCATGTACGCCGGTGGCCTCCTGGAGTCGGTCCGCGTTCCGGACAAAGAGCTCGAGCAAGTGCGGGTGACCTGA
- a CDS encoding SUMF1/EgtB/PvdO family nonheme iron enzyme, protein MPRLLILVLLAGCSGPQTLTVTERAPANLDRPAGTERIDRRGVTQVWVPAGEFVMGTADTTGLNPPAWALRVLDSELPAHPVRLTRGYWIDKFEVTIADYWAFIDAGGYEDSTMWSEQGREFLRRTESPAICGDDPEHPVTCVSWFEAEAYARWRGGRLPTNAEWEFAARGPESRIYPWGDEWDPSRANVVGSEGTTAVGFFPGGVSWVGAHDMAGNAMEWVSDWLRLDYYQPALMIDPQGPETGRIKIEKGGWWGSNPFVARSAYHHFEDPPSYRDHHIGFRVVTGDR, encoded by the coding sequence ATGCCCCGACTGCTGATCCTCGTGCTCCTCGCCGGCTGTTCGGGCCCCCAAACCCTGACGGTTACCGAGCGGGCTCCCGCCAATCTGGACCGGCCGGCCGGCACAGAGCGCATCGACCGGCGCGGGGTCACCCAGGTTTGGGTGCCGGCAGGGGAGTTTGTCATGGGCACGGCGGACACGACCGGCCTCAATCCGCCCGCATGGGCCCTACGTGTGCTGGATTCCGAGCTGCCGGCCCATCCGGTGCGACTCACCCGCGGCTACTGGATCGACAAGTTTGAGGTTACGATCGCGGACTACTGGGCATTCATCGACGCCGGCGGCTACGAGGATTCCACCATGTGGTCCGAACAGGGCCGGGAGTTTCTTCGCCGAACGGAGTCGCCTGCCATCTGTGGCGATGATCCGGAGCATCCGGTGACCTGTGTTTCGTGGTTCGAGGCCGAGGCCTATGCCCGATGGAGAGGTGGCAGACTCCCGACCAACGCGGAGTGGGAGTTCGCTGCTCGAGGTCCCGAAAGCCGCATCTACCCCTGGGGCGACGAATGGGACCCATCGCGCGCAAACGTGGTCGGCTCCGAGGGCACTACCGCAGTCGGATTCTTTCCTGGAGGCGTGTCCTGGGTGGGCGCGCATGACATGGCCGGCAACGCGATGGAGTGGGTCAGCGACTGGCTCCGGCTCGACTACTACCAGCCTGCGCTGATGATTGACCCGCAGGGTCCGGAAACCGGCCGCATCAAGATCGAGAAAGGCGGCTGGTGGGGCAGCAATCCGTTTGTGGCACGCTCGGCGTACCACCATTTTGAAGACCCGCCGAGCTATCGCGACCACCACATCGGATTCCGGGTGGTCACCGGGGACCGCTAG
- a CDS encoding proline--tRNA ligase, which translates to MADAITPREKDYSQWYLDVVRHAKLADYSPVRGCMIVRPNGYALWENMQAGLDGMFKATGHQNAYFPIFIPQSFLAREAAHVEGFAKECAVVTHSRLKVEGDDLIADPASKLEENLIVRPTSETIIWDTYSKWVQSWRDLPILINQWANVVRWEMRTRLFLRTMEFLWQEGHTAHATREEAMEETLKILDVYATFAEDYMAVPVIKGVKTEAERFAGADETFCIEALMQDGKALQAGTSHFLGQNFGKAFNCQFQNRDNELEYVWGTSWGVSTRLIGALIMTHSDDQGLILPPKLAPRQAVIVPIYRKEEDKLNVLASARDVEAKLRDAGVRVYLDDREGQRPGWKFNEYEVQGVPVRIAIGPRDVANGVVEMARRDNREKASVPVDTLVQTVKTTLDEVQQGLFDRALSFREENTTTVDSYGEFKEVLDEKGGFIRMHWDGTGETEAKIKEETKATIRCIPQEGYENPGTDPVSGRPSKGRVIYARAY; encoded by the coding sequence ATGGCTGACGCAATTACCCCCCGCGAAAAGGACTACTCCCAGTGGTATCTGGATGTGGTCCGGCATGCCAAGCTGGCGGATTATTCGCCGGTTCGCGGCTGCATGATCGTGCGTCCGAACGGGTACGCACTCTGGGAGAACATGCAGGCCGGACTGGACGGCATGTTCAAGGCCACGGGGCACCAGAACGCCTACTTCCCCATCTTCATTCCGCAGTCGTTCCTGGCGCGGGAAGCCGCCCACGTAGAGGGCTTTGCCAAGGAATGTGCGGTCGTGACGCACTCGCGCCTCAAGGTGGAGGGCGATGACCTGATTGCCGACCCGGCGTCCAAGCTTGAGGAGAACCTGATCGTGCGCCCGACCAGCGAGACGATCATTTGGGATACCTATTCCAAGTGGGTGCAGTCCTGGCGGGACCTGCCGATCCTCATCAACCAGTGGGCCAACGTGGTGCGCTGGGAGATGCGCACCCGGCTGTTCCTGCGCACCATGGAATTCCTGTGGCAGGAAGGGCACACCGCCCACGCCACGCGCGAGGAGGCCATGGAGGAAACGCTGAAGATCCTCGATGTGTACGCCACGTTCGCCGAGGATTACATGGCCGTGCCGGTCATCAAGGGCGTCAAGACGGAGGCCGAGCGCTTTGCCGGTGCCGACGAGACCTTCTGTATCGAGGCGCTCATGCAGGACGGCAAGGCGCTACAGGCCGGCACGTCGCATTTCCTGGGGCAGAACTTCGGCAAGGCATTCAACTGCCAGTTCCAGAATCGCGACAACGAACTGGAATACGTGTGGGGCACCTCCTGGGGCGTCTCCACCCGGCTCATCGGCGCGCTGATCATGACCCACTCGGATGACCAGGGCCTGATTCTGCCTCCGAAGCTCGCGCCACGCCAAGCGGTGATCGTGCCCATCTATCGCAAGGAGGAGGACAAGCTGAACGTGCTGGCCTCCGCACGCGATGTGGAAGCGAAGCTGCGAGACGCCGGCGTTCGTGTGTATCTGGATGACCGCGAGGGCCAGCGCCCCGGCTGGAAATTCAACGAGTACGAGGTGCAGGGCGTGCCGGTGCGCATCGCCATCGGCCCGCGCGATGTAGCGAACGGCGTTGTCGAAATGGCGCGTCGTGACAACCGCGAAAAGGCCTCCGTGCCTGTCGATACCCTGGTCCAGACCGTCAAAACCACGCTGGATGAGGTTCAGCAGGGCCTGTTTGATCGTGCGCTCTCGTTCCGGGAGGAAAACACGACGACGGTCGACTCCTACGGCGAGTTCAAGGAAGTGCTGGACGAGAAGGGCGGGTTCATCCGCATGCACTGGGACGGCACAGGAGAAACCGAAGCCAAGATCAAGGAAGAGACCAAGGCTACCATCCGCTGCATTCCTCAGGAAGGCTACGAGAATCCGGGTACCGACCCGGTCAGCGGCCGGCCGTCCAAAGGCCGCGTGATCTACGCCCGCGCCTACTGA
- a CDS encoding DUF2235 domain-containing protein — protein sequence MAKNIALFLHGTPNKASTNTNVWRLHEALSDRRSDDVAQQKHCDEGVGTEWFHC from the coding sequence ATGGCGAAAAACATCGCGCTGTTCCTCCACGGCACCCCCAATAAGGCCTCGACGAACACGAATGTCTGGCGGCTACATGAGGCGCTGTCCGATAGACGATCGGACGATGTTGCGCAGCAGAAGCATTGCGACGAGGGTGTCGGCACTGAGTGGTTTCATTGCTGA
- a CDS encoding P1 family peptidase has product MRIALLLLLACTALPSQAQRARDLGLPMEGVAGPLNAITDVAGIEVGFTTLIEGEGLVEVGKGPVRTGVTAIFPRGKAGVTDPVFGAWFSLNGNGEMTGTTWIEESGFVEGPVLITNTHSVGVARDAVIAWMVREGHLDGDFMMPVVAETYDALNDINGQHVTTQHALDAMDAAAAGSVAEGNVGGGTGMICHQFKGGTGTASQVVSIGFDRYTVGVLVQCNYGGRSQLRIAGVPVGREMQDPRICWDHTELPRAGSRAPLCSETGYAPDEDRGSIIIVLATDAPFLPHQLKRLVTRASLGVGKMGGIGGNSSGDIFLAFSTANPEAGFGRASRDLSMLPNEFMNPFFQAAIWAVEEAIINAMLAAESMTGADYLHVPALPHDRLIEVMKQYGRCPDC; this is encoded by the coding sequence ATGCGCATCGCCCTCCTGCTGCTCCTCGCCTGCACCGCTCTTCCGTCACAGGCCCAACGTGCGCGAGATCTCGGCCTTCCCATGGAGGGCGTCGCCGGTCCACTGAACGCCATCACGGATGTGGCCGGTATCGAAGTCGGTTTTACAACATTGATCGAAGGCGAGGGACTGGTGGAAGTCGGCAAAGGCCCGGTGCGAACGGGCGTCACCGCCATCTTTCCCCGCGGCAAGGCCGGCGTGACCGACCCGGTGTTCGGAGCGTGGTTCTCCCTCAACGGAAACGGCGAGATGACCGGCACGACGTGGATTGAGGAATCCGGGTTCGTCGAGGGGCCGGTGCTCATCACCAACACGCACTCCGTCGGCGTTGCCCGCGATGCGGTCATCGCCTGGATGGTCCGGGAAGGCCATCTGGACGGCGACTTCATGATGCCAGTCGTAGCCGAGACCTACGATGCGCTCAACGACATCAACGGTCAGCACGTCACGACCCAACACGCACTCGATGCGATGGACGCGGCGGCGGCCGGCTCCGTGGCGGAGGGCAATGTCGGAGGAGGCACTGGCATGATCTGTCACCAGTTCAAGGGCGGCACCGGCACGGCGTCGCAGGTGGTGTCCATCGGCTTCGACCGGTACACGGTGGGTGTGCTGGTTCAGTGCAACTACGGCGGGCGTTCGCAACTGCGCATTGCCGGGGTCCCGGTCGGCCGTGAAATGCAGGACCCGCGCATCTGTTGGGACCACACGGAGCTTCCCAGGGCCGGGTCACGCGCACCGCTCTGCAGCGAGACCGGATATGCCCCGGATGAGGATCGTGGCTCGATTATCATCGTGCTCGCGACCGACGCGCCCTTCCTTCCGCATCAGCTGAAGCGTCTGGTTACCCGCGCTTCACTGGGCGTCGGCAAGATGGGCGGCATCGGTGGCAACAGTTCCGGCGACATATTCCTTGCGTTCAGCACGGCCAATCCCGAAGCCGGTTTCGGCCGCGCCTCCCGCGATCTCAGCATGCTGCCCAACGAGTTCATGAACCCCTTCTTTCAGGCGGCGATCTGGGCCGTCGAGGAGGCGATCATCAATGCCATGCTGGCCGCCGAGTCGATGACCGGAGCGGACTACCTGCATGTGCCGGCGCTGCCCCACGACCGCCTTATCGAAGTCATGAAACAGTACGGACGATGCCCCGACTGCTGA
- a CDS encoding phosphotransferase, whose translation MRQLEIDLGHGHPTREVSIADIRECAIPMARFQGLAKTYLQDCEWERFEKERFLGRRGIQHGDLHPANVLLIDERPLLIDYERYESSALLCTDPVTLEFSLLFHPDAVRWRGDWPSEEQAAEWHDINTYTRNCPAAEFVIACREWAYATEEDPRAVAASVYAYACRQLRYPKTDKALAIALIRRSIAMFE comes from the coding sequence TTGAGACAGCTTGAGATAGACTTGGGTCATGGCCACCCCACGCGCGAGGTCTCAATTGCCGACATTAGAGAATGCGCTATTCCGATGGCAAGGTTTCAGGGATTGGCGAAGACATATCTTCAGGACTGCGAGTGGGAGAGGTTTGAGAAAGAGCGTTTCCTCGGTAGAAGGGGGATCCAGCACGGAGATCTGCATCCCGCCAATGTCCTTTTGATAGACGAGAGGCCGCTGCTTATCGATTACGAGAGGTACGAATCCAGCGCGCTACTCTGCACAGATCCCGTGACGCTGGAGTTCAGTCTCCTGTTCCACCCTGACGCCGTTCGTTGGCGTGGCGACTGGCCGTCAGAGGAGCAGGCGGCCGAATGGCACGACATTAACACCTACACCAGAAACTGCCCGGCGGCGGAGTTTGTAATCGCGTGCCGAGAGTGGGCTTACGCCACGGAAGAGGACCCGCGAGCTGTGGCTGCATCGGTCTACGCATACGCATGTCGTCAATTACGCTACCCGAAGACCGACAAGGCGCTCGCCATAGCCCTCATCCGGAGGTCGATCGCCATGTTCGAATGA
- a CDS encoding nitroreductase, with amino-acid sequence MTTDQLLRTRRTVHNFEPRKVDLAIVREAVDSARWAPNHKLTEPWEFVLIGGETAAAISERNAEMLRETKGEARAAHKLARWRAIPNWMLLTCRRSDDAFREQEDYAACCCAAQNFMLSLWARGIGSKWGTGPVTRDSEFFKLVGINPAEQFVVGLFFFGYPADEPRSVRKPLGDVLRSLP; translated from the coding sequence TTGACCACCGACCAGCTGCTGCGCACCCGCCGCACGGTGCACAACTTTGAGCCACGCAAGGTGGACCTCGCAATCGTGCGGGAAGCGGTCGATTCGGCCCGGTGGGCGCCCAACCACAAGCTCACCGAGCCCTGGGAATTCGTGCTGATCGGCGGGGAAACCGCTGCCGCCATTTCGGAACGGAATGCCGAGATGTTGCGGGAGACAAAAGGCGAAGCCCGAGCGGCCCACAAGCTGGCCCGATGGCGGGCCATCCCGAACTGGATGCTTCTGACGTGTCGCCGTTCGGACGATGCCTTTCGGGAGCAGGAGGACTACGCAGCGTGCTGCTGCGCGGCCCAGAACTTCATGCTCAGCCTCTGGGCGCGCGGTATCGGTAGCAAGTGGGGCACGGGCCCGGTGACCCGGGACTCCGAGTTCTTCAAGCTGGTGGGCATCAACCCCGCAGAGCAGTTCGTGGTCGGCCTCTTCTTTTTTGGTTACCCGGCGGACGAGCCCAGGTCCGTGAGGAAACCGCTGGGCGATGTGCTCCGCAGCCTACCCTAG
- a CDS encoding PLP-dependent lyase/thiolase: protein MSRHAWSKGELNRLLDELYKHAYPELGRYLLSEQQKARLSQKMGMGSTYLRDLEHRLSKLEEHDEEQILTSTLARIYSFIKGNQDGLALWLDRRAPFDQARAIRTFASSVSESDPFNPEFPRQAPLFPATPTIPIEAKGFCLFVKDESYNRRSGTHKDRLGWEVAKAFAKAVEDDRDAGREPRCLSILSAGSAATAIQRELQGPTGLALPPLRVLVDEATNPRMIDSLRADGCEVFTSPLEPKDLDSRDILRLTNNPSGIDLTLGTGPDLERITEDYYDWMAFEILNTNPDYCFIPVGSADLFRKTLRTLKEQLSADTKDPRWRGDTERLSQCVFYGACCRNEQDKDEFDKLYHAQPHHLDRIMDEFRGVCGSGSGLVEVDPRFTQEAMMVAASNGILAEPSGIAGLHLFLGLFGTIRADARVLVVNTGRLIPHDEREMSREQRLNRMRMEMEARPARVR, encoded by the coding sequence GTGTCAAGACACGCGTGGTCAAAAGGGGAGCTCAATCGCCTACTTGACGAACTCTACAAGCACGCCTATCCGGAACTCGGTAGATACTTGCTCAGCGAACAGCAAAAGGCACGTCTGTCTCAGAAAATGGGGATGGGATCGACGTACCTGCGAGATCTGGAGCACAGACTGAGCAAGCTTGAGGAGCATGACGAGGAGCAGATCCTCACCTCGACTCTCGCGAGGATTTATTCCTTCATTAAGGGAAACCAGGATGGGCTCGCTTTGTGGTTGGATCGTCGGGCGCCCTTTGACCAGGCTCGAGCTATTCGAACGTTCGCTAGCTCAGTGTCAGAAAGTGATCCATTCAATCCGGAGTTCCCGAGGCAGGCACCGTTGTTTCCGGCTACGCCAACCATTCCCATTGAAGCGAAAGGATTCTGCCTGTTTGTCAAGGACGAGAGCTACAATAGGCGGTCCGGCACTCACAAGGATCGGTTGGGCTGGGAGGTCGCGAAGGCCTTCGCCAAGGCAGTAGAAGACGACCGGGACGCAGGGAGAGAACCTAGGTGCCTGTCAATCCTGTCCGCAGGTTCGGCAGCGACTGCGATTCAGCGAGAACTGCAAGGACCAACGGGACTGGCACTGCCTCCGCTGAGGGTATTGGTGGACGAGGCAACGAATCCAAGGATGATTGATTCGCTCAGGGCCGATGGTTGTGAGGTTTTCACGAGTCCTCTTGAGCCGAAGGACCTCGACTCGCGTGATATTCTCCGGCTGACGAACAACCCCAGTGGAATCGATCTGACGCTTGGGACTGGTCCGGACCTGGAGAGAATAACAGAGGACTACTACGACTGGATGGCGTTCGAAATCCTCAACACCAATCCGGACTACTGCTTCATTCCTGTCGGTTCGGCAGATCTATTCCGTAAGACGCTGAGAACACTAAAGGAGCAACTATCTGCGGATACGAAAGACCCTCGTTGGCGTGGTGACACTGAACGGCTGTCCCAATGTGTCTTCTACGGGGCATGTTGTCGAAACGAGCAGGACAAGGATGAATTCGACAAACTCTACCACGCTCAGCCCCATCATTTGGATCGCATCATGGATGAATTTCGCGGAGTCTGTGGTAGCGGGTCAGGCCTTGTCGAGGTGGACCCCCGGTTCACCCAAGAGGCGATGATGGTTGCCGCCTCAAACGGGATTCTTGCCGAACCCTCCGGCATAGCCGGTCTTCACCTGTTCCTGGGACTGTTTGGGACAATTCGAGCAGACGCAAGAGTCCTGGTGGTGAACACCGGACGGCTTATCCCACACGATGAGAGAGAGATGTCTCGAGAGCAGAGGCTGAATCGCATGCGGATGGAGATGGAGGCAAGACCAGCAAGAGTCCGATAG
- a CDS encoding TonB-dependent receptor produces MRRLAAFFFCAMGIVPLASAQQWGEAVGTIREADTREPLPGVTVVVTGTNFGTASTSAGTWSLRMPAGRYALRFSAVGFEARTDSIFIRTGRISELNVTLRAATVDLEGVVVEEDRQTVEAGVFTVTPEAARDIPTPVRDVARVLKVLPGVATNNEMSNQVSVRGGGFNENLYFINGFEIFLPFRPRQGEQEGLSLMNAELADGITFYSGGFPARYGGKLASAVEVSYRNTESESTQPSGAAYASLLDAGVSAGGAVIPGRLGWLAGVRKSRPRRFFGTQELQGDYDPDFTDAQVSLRWRPNARAVVEVLGIRARHQFTLNPNARRTFFGTVSQDTDLAPTNLQSMWIRYDAGNEEVDGYETTFGGLRITTPIGRIRAEHAFSLFDTEESERFELSGSALLFLVDPGAANPRPDDGLFPIGNSRQEDAADNRVAVRTLTGSGRYSAVVGNHALEAGWQLRDLEFDDRIEEKSVISGRSTDGTPVRIVADSLTDAASLGAFRGAWHVQDAIALPHPARDGFLLTIGLRGDYFDFNDEWTVSPRVTARYRLDANTVLLGSWGIYHQSPSYRELRGKPEIGETILGALNRDLKSQRSTQFVAGIEYFLPRLRFVLRGEAYHKRIANLISYDIDNVRVRYSGNNDGSARASGLDLQLRGEFVPGMESWVNYSFLHAREDLTGDGTSAVPRPTDQRHTVSIYLQDYIPNDPQWRLHMRMLFGSGLPYTPPVPGPRVGNLLVQAPGDRFSARYPRYFRFDMGVTRELDLFERSSSQPVRLEATMEVLNVFDMTNTVSYTWIPNAAGIWTRVPTRLTPRTFNVRARVIF; encoded by the coding sequence ATGCGCCGACTGGCTGCGTTTTTCTTCTGTGCGATGGGCATTGTGCCCCTGGCCAGCGCCCAGCAATGGGGCGAGGCAGTGGGCACCATTCGCGAAGCCGACACCCGTGAGCCGCTTCCCGGCGTGACGGTCGTGGTCACGGGCACCAACTTCGGCACCGCCTCGACAAGCGCCGGCACGTGGTCGCTCCGCATGCCGGCCGGCCGCTACGCGCTCAGGTTTTCGGCAGTGGGCTTCGAGGCCCGCACGGACTCCATCTTCATCCGGACCGGGCGCATCTCGGAACTGAATGTGACCCTGCGGGCAGCCACGGTGGACCTGGAAGGTGTGGTAGTTGAGGAAGACCGACAGACGGTCGAGGCCGGTGTGTTCACGGTCACCCCGGAGGCCGCCAGGGACATTCCCACCCCGGTTCGTGACGTGGCTCGCGTGCTCAAGGTGCTGCCCGGAGTGGCCACCAATAATGAGATGTCGAACCAGGTCTCGGTGCGTGGTGGCGGGTTCAACGAGAATCTCTACTTCATCAACGGCTTTGAAATTTTCCTTCCGTTCCGACCCCGGCAGGGCGAACAGGAAGGACTCAGCCTGATGAATGCCGAGCTCGCGGACGGCATCACCTTCTACTCCGGCGGCTTCCCGGCCCGCTACGGTGGCAAACTGGCCAGCGCCGTCGAGGTGAGCTACCGCAACACCGAATCCGAAAGCACCCAGCCCTCCGGAGCTGCCTACGCCTCCCTGCTGGATGCGGGCGTGTCCGCCGGCGGAGCCGTCATCCCGGGGCGTCTCGGCTGGCTGGCTGGGGTGCGCAAGTCCCGGCCACGGCGATTCTTCGGCACCCAGGAACTGCAGGGCGACTACGACCCCGACTTCACCGATGCGCAGGTCAGCCTGCGGTGGCGGCCCAACGCGCGCGCAGTGGTGGAGGTGCTGGGCATCCGTGCCCGGCATCAGTTCACGCTCAATCCGAACGCCCGTCGCACGTTCTTCGGCACGGTCAGCCAGGACACTGACCTCGCGCCGACCAACCTCCAGTCGATGTGGATCCGCTATGACGCCGGCAACGAGGAAGTGGACGGCTACGAGACCACCTTCGGCGGCCTGCGGATAACGACGCCCATTGGAAGGATCCGCGCCGAGCATGCGTTTTCACTCTTCGACACCGAAGAAAGCGAGCGCTTTGAGCTCTCCGGCTCCGCGTTGCTTTTCCTGGTGGACCCTGGCGCGGCCAACCCAAGGCCTGACGACGGCCTGTTCCCGATAGGCAACTCGCGGCAGGAGGACGCGGCCGACAACCGGGTTGCCGTGCGTACGCTGACGGGCTCCGGACGCTACTCGGCGGTGGTGGGCAACCACGCCCTCGAAGCCGGTTGGCAGCTTCGCGATCTCGAGTTTGACGACCGGATCGAAGAGAAGTCGGTCATATCGGGACGGTCCACGGACGGCACGCCCGTTCGCATTGTGGCCGACAGCCTGACCGACGCCGCGTCCCTGGGGGCATTCCGCGGCGCCTGGCATGTGCAGGACGCCATCGCCCTTCCCCATCCCGCGCGAGACGGCTTCCTGCTTACCATCGGGCTGCGCGGCGACTACTTCGATTTCAATGACGAGTGGACCGTCTCTCCACGCGTCACCGCCCGCTACCGCCTGGATGCCAATACCGTGCTGCTCGGCTCATGGGGGATCTACCATCAGAGTCCCTCCTACCGCGAGCTGCGCGGCAAGCCGGAGATCGGCGAGACCATTCTCGGAGCGCTGAACCGGGACCTGAAGAGCCAGCGTTCGACTCAGTTTGTGGCGGGCATCGAGTACTTCCTGCCGCGGCTTCGATTTGTGCTGCGCGGCGAGGCCTACCACAAGCGCATCGCCAATCTGATCTCGTACGACATCGACAACGTGCGCGTGCGTTACTCCGGCAACAATGACGGCTCGGCGCGGGCCAGCGGCCTGGATCTGCAGCTGCGCGGCGAGTTCGTGCCCGGCATGGAGAGCTGGGTCAATTACAGCTTTCTGCATGCCCGCGAGGATCTTACGGGCGATGGGACCAGTGCCGTTCCGCGTCCGACCGATCAGCGGCACACCGTCTCCATCTACCTGCAGGACTACATTCCGAATGATCCCCAGTGGCGGCTGCACATGCGCATGCTCTTCGGGTCGGGCCTTCCGTATACGCCTCCGGTGCCGGGACCGCGCGTGGGCAACCTGCTGGTACAGGCCCCAGGCGACCGGTTCTCGGCGCGCTATCCGCGCTACTTCCGATTTGACATGGGGGTGACCCGGGAACTGGACCTGTTTGAGCGCAGCTCGTCGCAGCCGGTGCGGCTGGAGGCTACCATGGAGGTGCTGAACGTGTTCGACATGACGAACACCGTGTCCTACACCTGGATACCGAACGCGGCGGGTATCTGGACGCGCGTGCCGACGCGGCTCACTCCCAGGACCTTCAATGTGCGTGCGCGGGTGATCTTCTAG